From the genome of Caretta caretta isolate rCarCar2 chromosome 27, rCarCar1.hap1, whole genome shotgun sequence, one region includes:
- the RUNDC3A gene encoding RUN domain-containing protein 3A isoform X3 — MESSCIQSAMALGLSSKKASSRNIAVERKNLITVCRFSVKTLLEKYTTEPIDDSSEEFINFAAILEQILSHRFKGPVSWFSSDGQRGFWDYIRLACSKVPNNCVSSIENMENISTSRAKGRAWIRVALMEKRMSEYITTALRDTRTTRRFYDDGAIMLREESTVLTGMLIGLSAIDFSFCLKGEVMDGKTPVVIDYTPYLKFTQSYDYLSDEEDRRSVESSTSEESSPEHPYQLLVTDEDSWYNKWRKMEQKFRIVYAQKGYLEELVRLRESQLKDLEAENKRLQMRLEEVKVQNQLEKRELEGVILELQEQLHSFMSTDQLSAEISLSSDSQKLGEGKQEGEPWGPLGKDPTPSMLGLCGSLASLPSCRSLASLKSNEFLVSDSNEASPAHSPS, encoded by the exons ATTTTCCGTGAAGACCCTGCTGGAGAAATACACCACGGAGCCCATTGACGATTCGTCAGAGGAGTTCATCAACTTTGCTGCCATTCTAGAGCAGATCCTGAGTCACCGCTTCAAAG gTCCCGTCAGTTGGTTCAGCTCCGATGGGCAGCGCGGCTTCTGGGATTACATCCGCCTGGCCTGCAGCAAGGTCCCCAACAACTGCGTCAGCAGCATTGAGAACATGGAGAACATCAGCACCTCTAGGGCGAAG GGCCGGGCCTGGATCCGCGTGGCGCTGATGGAGAAACGCATGTCGGAATACATCACCACTGCCCTGAGGGACACCAGAACCACCAG AAGGTTTTACGATGACGGGGCTATCATGCTGCGAGAGGAGTCCACCGTGCTCACCGGGATGCTGATCGGCCTCAGCGCCATTGACTTCAG TTTCTGTTTGAAAGGGGAAGTGATGGATGGGAAAACCCCTGTGGTCATTGACTACACCCCGTACCTGAAGTTTACACAGAG CTATGATTACCTGAGCGACGAGGAGGACCGGAGGAGCGTGGAGAGCAGCACGAGCGAGGAGAGCTCCCCTGAGCACCCCTACCAGCTGCTGGTCACTGACGAGGACAGCTGGTACAATAAGTGGCGCAAGATGGAGCAGAAGTTCCGCATCGTGTATGCGCAGAAG GGGTACCTGGAGGAGCTGGTGCGGCTCCGGGAATCCCAGCTGAAGGACCTGGAGGCGGAGAACAAACGTCTACAGATGAGGCTGGAGGAGGTGAAGGTGCAGAATCAGCTGGAgaagagggagctggagggcgtCATCCTGGAACTGCAGGAGCAGCT GCACAGCTTCATGAGCACGGATCAGCTGTCGGCGGAGATCAGCCTGAGCTCAGATTCCCAGAAGCTGGGGGAGGGCAAGCAAGAAGGAGAGCCCTGGGGGCCATTGG GGAAGGACCCCACCCCATCCATGCTGGGGCTCTGTGGCTCCCTGGCCTCCCTCCCAAGCTGCAGGTCCCTGGCCAGCCTGAAATCTAACGAGTTCCTGGTGAGTGACAGCAACGAAGCCAGCCCCGCCCACAGCCCCAGTTGA
- the RUNDC3A gene encoding RUN domain-containing protein 3A isoform X4: MESSCIQSAMALGLSSKKASSRNIAVERKNLITVCRFSVKTLLEKYTTEPIDDSSEEFINFAAILEQILSHRFKGPVSWFSSDGQRGFWDYIRLACSKVPNNCVSSIENMENISTSRAKGRAWIRVALMEKRMSEYITTALRDTRTTRRFYDDGAIMLREESTVLTGMLIGLSAIDFSFCLKGEVMDGKTPVVIDYTPYLKFTQSYDYLSDEEDRRSVESSTSEESSPEHPYQLLVTDEDSWYNKWRKMEQKFRIVYAQKGYLEELVRLRESQLKDLEAENKRLQMRLEEVKVQNQLEKRELEGVILELQEQLTGLIPCENTQLSKEMATPLVNQWPSLGTLNGNKSGSDAKLFRREGPHPIHAGALWLPGLPPKLQVPGQPEI, translated from the exons ATTTTCCGTGAAGACCCTGCTGGAGAAATACACCACGGAGCCCATTGACGATTCGTCAGAGGAGTTCATCAACTTTGCTGCCATTCTAGAGCAGATCCTGAGTCACCGCTTCAAAG gTCCCGTCAGTTGGTTCAGCTCCGATGGGCAGCGCGGCTTCTGGGATTACATCCGCCTGGCCTGCAGCAAGGTCCCCAACAACTGCGTCAGCAGCATTGAGAACATGGAGAACATCAGCACCTCTAGGGCGAAG GGCCGGGCCTGGATCCGCGTGGCGCTGATGGAGAAACGCATGTCGGAATACATCACCACTGCCCTGAGGGACACCAGAACCACCAG AAGGTTTTACGATGACGGGGCTATCATGCTGCGAGAGGAGTCCACCGTGCTCACCGGGATGCTGATCGGCCTCAGCGCCATTGACTTCAG TTTCTGTTTGAAAGGGGAAGTGATGGATGGGAAAACCCCTGTGGTCATTGACTACACCCCGTACCTGAAGTTTACACAGAG CTATGATTACCTGAGCGACGAGGAGGACCGGAGGAGCGTGGAGAGCAGCACGAGCGAGGAGAGCTCCCCTGAGCACCCCTACCAGCTGCTGGTCACTGACGAGGACAGCTGGTACAATAAGTGGCGCAAGATGGAGCAGAAGTTCCGCATCGTGTATGCGCAGAAG GGGTACCTGGAGGAGCTGGTGCGGCTCCGGGAATCCCAGCTGAAGGACCTGGAGGCGGAGAACAAACGTCTACAGATGAGGCTGGAGGAGGTGAAGGTGCAGAATCAGCTGGAgaagagggagctggagggcgtCATCCTGGAACTGCAGGAGCAGCT GACGGGCCTGATCCCCTGTGAGAACACCCAGCTCTCCAAGGAGATGGCCACGCCGCTGGTGAACCAGTGGCCGTCGCTGGGGACCCTCAATGGGAACAAGAGCGGGTCGGACGCCAAGCTGTTCAGGAG GGAAGGACCCCACCCCATCCATGCTGGGGCTCTGTGGCTCCCTGGCCTCCCTCCCAAGCTGCAGGTCCCTGGCCAGCCTGAAATCTAA
- the RUNDC3A gene encoding RUN domain-containing protein 3A isoform X2, which translates to MESSCIQSAMALGLSSKKASSRNIAVERKNLITVCRFSVKTLLEKYTTEPIDDSSEEFINFAAILEQILSHRFKGPVSWFSSDGQRGFWDYIRLACSKVPNNCVSSIENMENISTSRAKGRAWIRVALMEKRMSEYITTALRDTRTTRFYDDGAIMLREESTVLTGMLIGLSAIDFSFCLKGEVMDGKTPVVIDYTPYLKFTQSYDYLSDEEDRRSVESSTSEESSPEHPYQLLVTDEDSWYNKWRKMEQKFRIVYAQKGYLEELVRLRESQLKDLEAENKRLQMRLEEVKVQNQLEKRELEGVILELQEQLTGLIPCENTQLSKEMATPLVNQWPSLGTLNGNKSGSDAKLFRRHSFMSTDQLSAEISLSSDSQKLGEGKQEGEPWGPLGKDPTPSMLGLCGSLASLPSCRSLASLKSNEFLVSDSNEASPAHSPS; encoded by the exons ATTTTCCGTGAAGACCCTGCTGGAGAAATACACCACGGAGCCCATTGACGATTCGTCAGAGGAGTTCATCAACTTTGCTGCCATTCTAGAGCAGATCCTGAGTCACCGCTTCAAAG gTCCCGTCAGTTGGTTCAGCTCCGATGGGCAGCGCGGCTTCTGGGATTACATCCGCCTGGCCTGCAGCAAGGTCCCCAACAACTGCGTCAGCAGCATTGAGAACATGGAGAACATCAGCACCTCTAGGGCGAAG GGCCGGGCCTGGATCCGCGTGGCGCTGATGGAGAAACGCATGTCGGAATACATCACCACTGCCCTGAGGGACACCAGAACCACCAG GTTTTACGATGACGGGGCTATCATGCTGCGAGAGGAGTCCACCGTGCTCACCGGGATGCTGATCGGCCTCAGCGCCATTGACTTCAG TTTCTGTTTGAAAGGGGAAGTGATGGATGGGAAAACCCCTGTGGTCATTGACTACACCCCGTACCTGAAGTTTACACAGAG CTATGATTACCTGAGCGACGAGGAGGACCGGAGGAGCGTGGAGAGCAGCACGAGCGAGGAGAGCTCCCCTGAGCACCCCTACCAGCTGCTGGTCACTGACGAGGACAGCTGGTACAATAAGTGGCGCAAGATGGAGCAGAAGTTCCGCATCGTGTATGCGCAGAAG GGGTACCTGGAGGAGCTGGTGCGGCTCCGGGAATCCCAGCTGAAGGACCTGGAGGCGGAGAACAAACGTCTACAGATGAGGCTGGAGGAGGTGAAGGTGCAGAATCAGCTGGAgaagagggagctggagggcgtCATCCTGGAACTGCAGGAGCAGCT GACGGGCCTGATCCCCTGTGAGAACACCCAGCTCTCCAAGGAGATGGCCACGCCGCTGGTGAACCAGTGGCCGTCGCTGGGGACCCTCAATGGGAACAAGAGCGGGTCGGACGCCAAGCTGTTCAGGAG GCACAGCTTCATGAGCACGGATCAGCTGTCGGCGGAGATCAGCCTGAGCTCAGATTCCCAGAAGCTGGGGGAGGGCAAGCAAGAAGGAGAGCCCTGGGGGCCATTGG GGAAGGACCCCACCCCATCCATGCTGGGGCTCTGTGGCTCCCTGGCCTCCCTCCCAAGCTGCAGGTCCCTGGCCAGCCTGAAATCTAACGAGTTCCTGGTGAGTGACAGCAACGAAGCCAGCCCCGCCCACAGCCCCAGTTGA
- the RUNDC3A gene encoding RUN domain-containing protein 3A isoform X1 yields the protein MESSCIQSAMALGLSSKKASSRNIAVERKNLITVCRFSVKTLLEKYTTEPIDDSSEEFINFAAILEQILSHRFKGPVSWFSSDGQRGFWDYIRLACSKVPNNCVSSIENMENISTSRAKGRAWIRVALMEKRMSEYITTALRDTRTTRRFYDDGAIMLREESTVLTGMLIGLSAIDFSFCLKGEVMDGKTPVVIDYTPYLKFTQSYDYLSDEEDRRSVESSTSEESSPEHPYQLLVTDEDSWYNKWRKMEQKFRIVYAQKGYLEELVRLRESQLKDLEAENKRLQMRLEEVKVQNQLEKRELEGVILELQEQLTGLIPCENTQLSKEMATPLVNQWPSLGTLNGNKSGSDAKLFRRHSFMSTDQLSAEISLSSDSQKLGEGKQEGEPWGPLGKDPTPSMLGLCGSLASLPSCRSLASLKSNEFLVSDSNEASPAHSPS from the exons ATTTTCCGTGAAGACCCTGCTGGAGAAATACACCACGGAGCCCATTGACGATTCGTCAGAGGAGTTCATCAACTTTGCTGCCATTCTAGAGCAGATCCTGAGTCACCGCTTCAAAG gTCCCGTCAGTTGGTTCAGCTCCGATGGGCAGCGCGGCTTCTGGGATTACATCCGCCTGGCCTGCAGCAAGGTCCCCAACAACTGCGTCAGCAGCATTGAGAACATGGAGAACATCAGCACCTCTAGGGCGAAG GGCCGGGCCTGGATCCGCGTGGCGCTGATGGAGAAACGCATGTCGGAATACATCACCACTGCCCTGAGGGACACCAGAACCACCAG AAGGTTTTACGATGACGGGGCTATCATGCTGCGAGAGGAGTCCACCGTGCTCACCGGGATGCTGATCGGCCTCAGCGCCATTGACTTCAG TTTCTGTTTGAAAGGGGAAGTGATGGATGGGAAAACCCCTGTGGTCATTGACTACACCCCGTACCTGAAGTTTACACAGAG CTATGATTACCTGAGCGACGAGGAGGACCGGAGGAGCGTGGAGAGCAGCACGAGCGAGGAGAGCTCCCCTGAGCACCCCTACCAGCTGCTGGTCACTGACGAGGACAGCTGGTACAATAAGTGGCGCAAGATGGAGCAGAAGTTCCGCATCGTGTATGCGCAGAAG GGGTACCTGGAGGAGCTGGTGCGGCTCCGGGAATCCCAGCTGAAGGACCTGGAGGCGGAGAACAAACGTCTACAGATGAGGCTGGAGGAGGTGAAGGTGCAGAATCAGCTGGAgaagagggagctggagggcgtCATCCTGGAACTGCAGGAGCAGCT GACGGGCCTGATCCCCTGTGAGAACACCCAGCTCTCCAAGGAGATGGCCACGCCGCTGGTGAACCAGTGGCCGTCGCTGGGGACCCTCAATGGGAACAAGAGCGGGTCGGACGCCAAGCTGTTCAGGAG GCACAGCTTCATGAGCACGGATCAGCTGTCGGCGGAGATCAGCCTGAGCTCAGATTCCCAGAAGCTGGGGGAGGGCAAGCAAGAAGGAGAGCCCTGGGGGCCATTGG GGAAGGACCCCACCCCATCCATGCTGGGGCTCTGTGGCTCCCTGGCCTCCCTCCCAAGCTGCAGGTCCCTGGCCAGCCTGAAATCTAACGAGTTCCTGGTGAGTGACAGCAACGAAGCCAGCCCCGCCCACAGCCCCAGTTGA
- the RUNDC3A gene encoding RUN domain-containing protein 3A isoform X5, which produces MENISTSRAKGRAWIRVALMEKRMSEYITTALRDTRTTRRFYDDGAIMLREESTVLTGMLIGLSAIDFSFCLKGEVMDGKTPVVIDYTPYLKFTQSYDYLSDEEDRRSVESSTSEESSPEHPYQLLVTDEDSWYNKWRKMEQKFRIVYAQKGYLEELVRLRESQLKDLEAENKRLQMRLEEVKVQNQLEKRELEGVILELQEQLTGLIPCENTQLSKEMATPLVNQWPSLGTLNGNKSGSDAKLFRRHSFMSTDQLSAEISLSSDSQKLGEGKQEGEPWGPLGKDPTPSMLGLCGSLASLPSCRSLASLKSNEFLVSDSNEASPAHSPS; this is translated from the exons ATGGAGAACATCAGCACCTCTAGGGCGAAG GGCCGGGCCTGGATCCGCGTGGCGCTGATGGAGAAACGCATGTCGGAATACATCACCACTGCCCTGAGGGACACCAGAACCACCAG AAGGTTTTACGATGACGGGGCTATCATGCTGCGAGAGGAGTCCACCGTGCTCACCGGGATGCTGATCGGCCTCAGCGCCATTGACTTCAG TTTCTGTTTGAAAGGGGAAGTGATGGATGGGAAAACCCCTGTGGTCATTGACTACACCCCGTACCTGAAGTTTACACAGAG CTATGATTACCTGAGCGACGAGGAGGACCGGAGGAGCGTGGAGAGCAGCACGAGCGAGGAGAGCTCCCCTGAGCACCCCTACCAGCTGCTGGTCACTGACGAGGACAGCTGGTACAATAAGTGGCGCAAGATGGAGCAGAAGTTCCGCATCGTGTATGCGCAGAAG GGGTACCTGGAGGAGCTGGTGCGGCTCCGGGAATCCCAGCTGAAGGACCTGGAGGCGGAGAACAAACGTCTACAGATGAGGCTGGAGGAGGTGAAGGTGCAGAATCAGCTGGAgaagagggagctggagggcgtCATCCTGGAACTGCAGGAGCAGCT GACGGGCCTGATCCCCTGTGAGAACACCCAGCTCTCCAAGGAGATGGCCACGCCGCTGGTGAACCAGTGGCCGTCGCTGGGGACCCTCAATGGGAACAAGAGCGGGTCGGACGCCAAGCTGTTCAGGAG GCACAGCTTCATGAGCACGGATCAGCTGTCGGCGGAGATCAGCCTGAGCTCAGATTCCCAGAAGCTGGGGGAGGGCAAGCAAGAAGGAGAGCCCTGGGGGCCATTGG GGAAGGACCCCACCCCATCCATGCTGGGGCTCTGTGGCTCCCTGGCCTCCCTCCCAAGCTGCAGGTCCCTGGCCAGCCTGAAATCTAACGAGTTCCTGGTGAGTGACAGCAACGAAGCCAGCCCCGCCCACAGCCCCAGTTGA